GTTTCAATATCTCAAATATCATCAATTTAATTgtaatcatataataaaatataattagtattatctctcaatatatcaaaatttgaatcataatatgataattaaaaaataatgattaaagCCGAAACCAACTGGTTACTGAATCAGTGGTGCACTATGAAAACAAATTGTAGAATTAATCTATTTCTATTGTTTTAATCTATATATCATTCCACccaaaatcatatataatcaTTGTCCAATTATTATTCATAATCATTTTCCAAGGATTGACCCATAATTATCCATAATCGCCCTTACCCCCAATACCCAAGAACACTACAGTAGtaatgaaattgaaaaattaaCATTTGAAATTCTGATTCTCAACTCCAATAATATAACAATATCCTCTATCCATATATACAGTTACAATGATTAAAGCTTGGGTTATCTGATTTTTGGCTGTCACCCAAGTCCTCCTCGGGAGGTTAGTTTTTTCTCTCCTCAACTTATATTATAAGAATGTTAAATCTCACTAACTTATTTCGATATATGGTTCAAGTGGGATGggaatttaaataaattatggaTTTAACTCAttaatcattaattaaattaaagggTAGTCCAGTGCATTAAAGCTTTCATTATGCGCAGGATCCGGGGtaatcattaattaaattatttatttaaaatacttGTCAACTAAACAATCGTAGTTAAatgaatagtccaaaatttttatttaaatttacggAAAAGGTCATTTATGAAAGAGTGAGGactagttctcaaaatgacctaacgggtctgtcatgccccgagagggtaccctaggcgtgaccggcactcagagactattgttggccccaagtgaaccacttggtccattcATTTATCCAAACCCTCAGCTGAAGATGTAATATAACTCGAAAGACAAATAACTCAAGTGGGCACTCAACACCTCATTAGTAATGAAATGatatactaaaaatactcaAACATAATGTAATCGAACTTCATAAACTCAATAGTGAAATTAAGGTTTAAAAAGAGACTCTAACACTGTtcatgaagcctctaactcaaCATTAGAAAGGTGTCAAGACAAGTGAAATGGCTATCcaagaataaaaaatgaaagaacATAAATGAGCCCTTCGGATGTATGGaagtctcaccaaaagctgaacGGAACATAGTCTTCAACAATGTGCCTGTTGAGGACCTCTatcacctatatctgcatcataaaatgatgcaggtcaaatggtgtcagtacataaaatgtacgaatatgtaaaataactgaaagaaaacttattcaaagatactcaactcaactaaactcataggactcaactctgaaaataacccaactcaataaagcatgcaatatgtgtaaaagaatgctaaaatatatgaataagtaaatgtaACGTagtatatacaaatataatattttactttttggagagtttttctaactgacaaccatcacttatgagtcagtgatgatacaacgaaccgatgtcgttgccacatccattcaATATCTTACCAGAGTAATGAAAATCAATATCtctggatccaatcatcaagtCTTATTTTGGGACAACAGAGGCGTAGCCTCTATCCTACATTGGCTATCTAGTtgtggggtttgagtcaattaaactcttatccaactcagtgctcaatactactctcaaaacatgtgctcatattaacgtcatcatttagtctcattgcaCTTTTTatttaaacatcaaatttatctcaaaacatcatcatcatcatcattgcctcttcatcaatcattacactgcttgattaaaataaaactttattTACGTcgtcatcaaaatattttgttcaaaatcctcatttaactctactttcaatttcatcaaactcattaaaatatgctTCATCTCAATTTGAAGACAATACTTTATTTtatgcatgaaaatcatcaatctcgATCTTAAGTAATACATGGACAAAGTATGCCATAACTCAATTAAGGTTCATGTGGATGAATGCATGGATATTCTCTAAATGGCTTCTCAACATCAGGGATATCATCAATACGAAATTAAACGTAGAAAACTTCAAGAAAGTATCAATTGacatcaagaactcaattctagACTTAGGGCAAAACTCAACTCGAACTCAATTTTGAAGAATTACATGTTGGGCACGTGGGCGGACTTAGCCCAATAccttgagtagccttacatacccgaAAATCGAAGAACAATCGAAACTCAAAGACCtcgcttgaaaaccttgaataGTAAccttttctcctctccaatccttgctcttaAATAATCTAAGTATTAAATAAGGGTATTTACATATATGGTAAtgataagggactcaaaatagtcccaaaacgtCGAGGTTTTGATTAGAAAaggtggaaaaagaccaaactactagTCATAAAATTCGACTCTGGCCGTCTATGGGTTGTTCTTACGAGTCGTCATTTCTTCTACGAATCGTAAGACCCATTTGTAGAAATTTTGTGCatattccagtagctactgggATGTGACGCTAAAGTCTACGATTCATCGTAAgaatttctatgagtcgtaatcaAGACTTGTAGAAAAAACCCTAAAGACtgaaatttttctaagtgtgcCGAAGTTCTACGAGTCCTTTCTACGATTCATAAAAaagtctatgagtcgtagagtggaGTCGTAACGTTTGATGATCTGTCATACTTTAGTTAAATAGTTATGACTTTTTAGTTCGAACTCGAAATGAGGCAatttagtggcgttggaaagaggaatAAAAGACCTTttatttgataggtcatgggccacttaattatttatattctaggatatatgatcgtttgaagttgacccaagtaaaatcttatatcgaaactcaatcggtaagaaaGCTTTCAAAACTTTGTGttagaggattcttgtgacccTAATTCACATCAAATACACTTCAAACACTCAAGAAtcaatcataataattatattacaaTTAGAGTTTATTGGATTCAGGCCTATACGCATACGAAGAATCGTTCAGAGCttagcatagaaatttttgaggtgttacaaggTCATTACATGTAATAAATAAAGGAGAGAGGTGTCGtggaatgaaataaataaaggaGAGGTACAAAAAAGAATAGGTTTAAATGAAGTTAccatgaatgtaaagttgaaccATGACGATATGCTTAGTGACTAATTTAATAAGGCATATATGTTGGATATAGCATGAAGTCATATGTCATGACTCACATactaatgttttataatattttttttctttttttcttttcaattttgaaatttttaaagagagATATcataatgaaatgaaataaataaatgaaaaagataTCAtgaactaaatgaaataaaagaaacgcacattaaaaaggaaaaaaatgacaGAGATTTAGATGAGGTGTCATAATTGAAAAGTTAAAATCATGATGATCTAGTATGATTTGTGAGTCTTCAAGTATATACAATATATCAGGAAGACATATCAATCTATCATGACTTGCATATCATGAGAATGTATAAATTAATACAGATCTTTGATCTCATTTACGATACTAAGATACACCATAAGACTAATAAATTGATTCGAAATCTCATTATAAATCACTTGGCCTACAAAAACAATCTTTATTGACCTATAATTACAGATATTAGTTCCTCTTGTCGCTATTTTTGTCGCTCAACTTAAcaatattttagtataaattttctgcattaaatttaaaaaagtcATTTTTCACAAAAATCTCGAAACCAAAGACAATATATAAGTAGCAGAGATATCTTGTATTACTCGCAAATCATATCGAATCGTCCTAATTTTTTAGAGTTACAACCAAAGATAGAAACAAGGCCAATAGGCAATATGACTTGCTCTAATAAGTATTTTTCCCTTATTGAACCTAAGTCCTGTATTGTTGAGTTTAAACACTTTGAACTCCAGCACTGTGAGTAAAGCCATGAAATGAAACTCTTACGAAGATGCAAGTTTTCCAATCTGTATAATGCTCGCCGGAGAAATTTATCCTCCGTCGCCGATGCTACACTTCATAAATCCGATGATGAAGAAGACAATATTTGTGGGGAATACAAAGATTCAATCATTCTACCATATTTGCACCGCACAGTACAAGAATGCGCAAAAACAAGGGCCGCCATGAGTGGAAAATCTGTGCATACCCAGATCATAAAATCTGGGTATGAAGCTGATGCATTGACAACAAACATGCTCATCAACATGTACTCGAAATGCGGATTTATTGATTTTGCTCGCAAGGTGTTTGATGAAATGCCTCAAAGAACCCTTGTTTCTTGGAACACGCTAATGGGTTCGTATATACAGAACAGAGATGAAGATGAAGGTCTCCGTCTTTTCGTTCGAATGCTAAGGGAAGGGAATAAGGTTAGTGGGTTCACAGTTTCAGGTGTTCTTTGTGCTTGTGCTGCCAAGTTTGCTGTTTTAGAAAGCAAACAATTGCATGCTTTTGCTATTAAGGTATCAGTGAAATCTAACGTTTTTGTGTCAACTGCTTTGCTTGATGTTTATGCTAAATGCGGGTTGATGAAAGATGCTTTTCGTGTTTTCGTTTCCATGTCTGAGAGGAATGAGGTTACTTGGAGTTCAATGGTTGCTGGATATGTCCAAAATGAGCTGTATGAGGAGGCTATAATGTTTTTTCACAGGCTACAAAAGTCCGGGATAGAGCATAGCCAGTTTACTCTTTCTTCGATTATATCTGCTTGTGCTGCAATGGCTGCTTTGTTAGAAGGGAACGAAACACATGCTATAGTATGGAAAACTGGTTTTGGTGCCAATGTTTATGTGGCTTCGTCTCTTGTAGACTTATATGCGAGATGTGGAAGTATTGACGAAGCTTATATTGTTTTTTCAAATGCTGAGGTAAAGAATGATGTAATATGGAATTCAATGATTTCTGGCTTGGCTAGAAATGCGCGGCCCTTAGAGGCTATGAAGTTTTTTGAGAAAATGCAGTTAGCGGGATTTTACCCGAATGAATCGACTTACGTCTCTGTGTTATCTGCTTGTAGTTATATGGGTCTTGTTGACAAGGGGCGGATATATTTTGACAAGATGAAGAAAGAGCATAACTTGTCTCCCAATGTATATCATTATTCATGTATGGTTGACATTCTTGGTAGAAAAGGTTTGGTTGAAGAAGCTAAGgatttaatagaaaatatacCCTTTGCTGCAACTGCTTCCATGTGGGGTTCTGTCTTGGCCTCTTGCAGGGTCTATGGAAATGTTGAGGTGGCTGAAATTGCTGCTAAACATCTGTTTGAGCTCGAGCCTAATAATGCTGGGAACCACGTGTTGCTTTCAAACATATATGCTTCCAAGAGAAGGTGGGGTGACGTTGCATCAACAAGAAAGCTTCTTAAAGACAGTGAAGCGAAGAAAGAAAGAGGCAAGAGTTGGATACAGATAAAAGACAAGGTTCACACGTTCATGGTCGGGGAGAGAAATCATCCAAGCATTATAGAGGTTTATTCAAGATTAGATGAATTGTTGGTAGGTATGGAGAAGTTAGGTTACAAAGGTGAAACAGAACATGACCTGCATGATGTGGAAGTGAGCAGAAAACATGAGCTTCTGAGACATCATAGTGAGAAGCTTGCTTTTACTTTTGGATTGATGTGTTTGCCCTCAAATGCTCCTATAAGAATTATGAAGAACCTCAGGATCTGTGGGGACTGTCATTCTTTCATGAAGTTTGCTTCAAAAGTAACACGGAGGGAAATCATCGTCAGAGATGTTAATCGTTTTCATCACTTTACTAATGGATCATGTTCATGTGGAGAATTTTGGTAAAGAATGCAACTGCTTTGGATTTTAGATCCTTTCTCTGAACCAAGTGTTTTGGTTCAGAAAGgtttaaaaagtaattaaaatatGGTTCTTGTAGACCTCGACATGTATAAGAAATCAGAGGCATTATATCACGGGGAAGTTTATTGCCTGTTATCTCAACATAATGACTTTACAACAACAATCTGGTTAAAAAACACTTTTCCTCCGAGCATCTGATGTGATCACAAACTTTGTAAACAAGCTGGACTCCAGGCAGTGCCTTTCCCATAATATGATGAGTGAAGACCATCAGCGACATCTTCCAACACCGTCAGGTTAGATGCTTATGACATCCAGCCAGGGGTCAGAATGCGCTTGTACAGGGTCTTTGGTGGCAATTCAGTGTCACCAAAGGAAGGTTATCCAGGAATATAATCAAAACACCAAGTCATCGAGAATCTTATGGTCCTTGTGAGAAAACAAGGAAGAGTGTATACGTTGTGACTTTGCTGCGCAGCTGCTGATCCGTGACTAGTATCAGGTGGAAATTTGGAGTTTGAGAAAGGTGAATCTTAACAATACTACTACCTCTCAACCTAATGGTCTCCTCATCTAGCAGGAGGGATTATTTTACTTTTGGATCGAACAAGAACTGATAGCTTGACTGGACTAACTGAGTGTGGAGGTAACCTGGTTGATGAACGTAAGGAGATATTATTCGTTCGCGAAGCTGCACAGCTCATTTACCTCCTGAAGTTTGGACATTTCATTTGCAAGGGGAAGgaaatgatatgatgatggagATGGTAGCCACCTCTTCTAGCTGATATTTTAGCTCAGGTAATTGTAATAAGGTAGCCCATTTTCTGATGAGGAGTAATTTGGAGGGACTTCCAAGTCACAAACATACCGTAAAGTTGTCTCAGTGTGACCTAAAGGTCACGGGTTTCATGAGTGGTACTCCACTCTCCAACACTCTTCATATCAATCATTATTTATTAAGAGACGTCTAACATTCAAAGTaaataagtaaaagtgaacggaAGGGAATATATCATTTGTCAAGTAACAATTAAAACAAAGTGAAGTGCTAACCTAACACAATTACGACTACTTCTAAAACACACTAGTTCATGTTACACAACAAAATCGAATATATAAGCACTTTTAGTTGTAATAAAGTACAAACCAAAGAACATACCAAATCATTTCAAATCATACTTGACAACAGATGCCACACATGATGAACCTTCTTAGAGTCTATTTGAAAACTAgcttttaagttattttttaatttttgaaagtgcttatctaataaaaaaagtgtttaaaattaaataaaatttacaaaaaggaGGTCAAAAGCTACCCCCCCCcccttgatttttttctttttgacttaaaaattatttttagcaTAAAAGTCACTTTTAAGCCAATTTCTTACCCTTGTTTTGCCTAGACTTCATTTAGACTTTTGGGTTTAAAATTGGGGCTAGGGTTAGGTTTACCATAgtttttttccttaaaaataagaaaaatatcacTGCCTCACTATAACAATTTTCCgttataataatatttcaagACATGAATTTCTCGAGAACTGATTTTTCATGTTTTGTTTTGACTTCTCCATAATAATACTCTATCTATATCAATAGTGACTTTTATTATTGCGGTACATTCTTTGTAAAATTACCCCTTTATAATAACTATATTCAAATATTgtgtaataatattttattaaaataaatattttgtataaaaataaaatattaaaatatttattgtaaCCATGTTAATGCAATCCacatataaattttagtatgaATATCTAAAAGAGAAAAGTATTTAAATAGTGCCTATCAATTATGATCATAGCTTTACGAGAAAACATCATTGGTGTAtgtttcatttacattcatactctttctattatttatttttttgggttaaattggttaataatttttttttcttattggtACACAAatcattaaattaaattattgcaTACTTTTATTTATAACAACTAAATGagatataaatatcaaatttcattacatatatataacatCACTTCACTATAACagacatgatatatttagaGACATATTACTACTATAACGAGGTTTGACTATATAAAGTCCTAGGGGGTGTTTGGATTGACTCTTTTAAATAACTAAAAGTTAAAAGCCATAAATTAGCGATACCCAACTTTTGGTTTTTTACTTATCTTTGTACTTTTTAAATCTAAAAGTAAATGCTTAAAACCTTTTGTCTTCTCAAACACctcaaaaacaacaaacaaaaaaaatattaaaagtcaaAAACTACTTAAAATATGTCGATCCAATCActctttaatttagtttttggCAAATTTTATAGAGGACATACAAGCGGCCCAAAACAATTGGGCCAAAGAGGAAGAATTGTTTTTTCTCAGCCCATTTATTCCTAGTGATGATACTGAAAACCCTAATCTCCTTCTCTTATATTTTTTCCATTGAAAGCATACATTTTCTCAGTTGCCGCACTCGAGTCCTCCGCCGCTCAAAATCTTCAAGTAAGTATTTTGCTTTCTGcaaatttcacttctttctaTATCGTTACATGATTTATCTGCTTGTTTATTGATCTAATTATTCCATTTTACATTTGTTTTTACTGTTTGATAGTCCTCAAGGGAAAATTGGTTGTGTTGTGTGTTCAGAGTAGTCTATGTGCGAAATGTATACTATAATTAAACAAACACATTTAGAAATTTGGTACATTTGTGTATTTTTACCAGTTAATTTCTCAGAGGGTCATTCAACTAGTTTTTATTATCTTAAAAAGTTAGTGACGGTTGAGTGGCTTAATTTGGTAGTATTTGATGTTTTGTTACTAAGTTTGATAAATCATGATTGTATTTACTAACCACACAGAAGTTTAGAGCAGTTAAAGCATATGGTTTGTGTTATATCTGCAGTCTGAATCTGTTAGTCCTTGGTACAGAATATAGGATAAACTATGTAGTTTGGAGTTGATTCACCGGGTATTGTTTATTATCCGTATGATTTGTTtgaacttgaaaatttgaggtTGATCTGTTATGTAGGATTGTAGCATTTCATGTCGTTTGGCTGAGGAAACAGGATGTTGTGTCCTGTAGTTGGAATTGTCATCTAAATCTCTTTAATTGGAGTATATCATTATGAAAACTATTAGCCTgtatggattgacttatttttaagcagcttatacgttgaaaacagcttataagttaaaaaaaaattgtttttttaaaacttataagttgttttcaacttagaggccgtttggatgtgaccaacttaaagcccctttggacgtatttgcctaatgctaactttaagtcataaagctcttaaaattagtcaaaaatgagaagttaggattcctaactttttttttctaagtgcttaaagtcattttctttgaccatgaaaattatttttatatcccttatattttaactaaattctcaaactatcctttttattcttttaaccatAAAATTCAcaccatttttctcatttaagcacttttatccaaacactcaattgcttatttataaaaataactttcagcacttcatacataaaagttacttttttaagcccatccaaacgggctcttataaactgcttaaaataagttcatctaAATAAATTCAACTATTTATTGAGACTTAATTTAAGcccaaaatgactttaagttggccaaccaaacactcaaaaaagctgaaaacagcttataagccaatccaaaagGCCTCTATATCAGAAATTCGAGTTTAGCAATAAATTCGAGTTTAGCAATAATTTGAATAAGACCTGTGATGAGGAGTTCTTGAGTTGGatattttttgtctttttgtATTTCGTTTATAGTTTTGAATTGGTTTATTTGAGTGAACGATTGGCCTTGGTTGTTCCATGATGACAAGTTTTTTGCTATTTATTCTTCACatgattgagatttgattgaTTTATATGCTTTAAAAGTCAATTTAAGAAGCAGAGGGTGCGATTGCATTGCTAGAGACGACGTATGTAATGTGAGAGTTGCACATGGGATGAGGATACTAATACAAGGGTTTAGATTTTGACTAGTATACTTATCTTGTTTAAGGTGTAGGCGTTTGTTCTTTCTAGATAGCTAGGTGTTTGTGGCTATGAGATGGTTTTGTACAGATACACTGGTGATCGATAATTGTTAGTTACCAAAAAAGGTCAATAATTTTCAATTAGTATTTGGAGGGTGCGGTCTAGTGGGTCCTCACACCATTGTTATTAAAACAAGTTGTGTTTGGAGTGTTTCAAGCCCTATTGGAGTGCCCAGTTATAGATGATTCATTCAACTGACCCCAACTATGTTTGTGATTAAGTCATTGAAGTTTGATTCGCAAAAATTCAGTATGATATACAGATTCCTGTGAAGGACTGTTTCAGTAATTCTTATTTAGGTTATTTAACAGGTTTCATACTAAGAAGCTTCAGCAAGGATGGGTCGTGTACGCACCAAGACCGTGAAGAAGTCGTCCAGACAGGTAATTGAGAGGTACTACTCAAAGATGACCTTGGATTTTCACACCAACAAGAAGATATTGGAGGAAGTTGCCATAATTCCTTCAAAGCGTCTCCGCAACAAGATTGCTGGGTTCTCCACCCACCTTATGAAGCGTATTCAGAAGGGACCTGTCAGAGGCATCTCCCTGAAATTGCAAGAGGAGGAGCGTGAGAGACGTATGGACTTTGTTCCTGATGAATCTGCCATTAAGACCGATCTGATCGAGGTTGACAAGGAAACCCTTGACATGCTTTCAGCCCTTGGCATGTCTGACCTTCCTGGTGTTGTCAAGCAGGCTGCAGAACCAGCAGCAGTAGCAGCTCTCCCAACCTTTGGTCGTGGTGCTGGCGGTTTTGGCAGGAAATACTAAGACTACAACATATAATGTGAACAAATTTAAACCGAGTTTTTGGTAGACTACATGTTTTAGATATATCTCCCTAATTTTGGTCAAGGACTGTTATGACTTATGCCAAAGTTCATGTTATTTAGTTTTGAGGGCTGATGGtgaactcttgaatctttgGTTCTAAATGCAAGCTATTTATTTCCGATTACATTTGCTGCTGGAGAGTGTtacatggtacatttttgttctTACGTCTAGTCGATCCACTTCAATGTATCTTAAGTCcttatcctttttatttttttgtttattggtggaattaataaatgagattagaactctgaagttaagcgggTGTTGTCTAACATTTCTTGATTTTCTGGTAAGATGTTTCTCAAGAAGTCAAAGAGGTTGGCTTCTGGTAAAGTATAATAACAGATACTAGCCTGTAGTTTTATgcaaaaaacatttcttttagATAACACTATAGTATGACTAGCATTTAAGGGAATTGAtagcataaataatttttaatgaagttaAACCCAGGTTAGGGTTAAAGCACTTCATATTTTAAGGTGACTTAATTTCTAAAGTTCTAACGATTCAAGACTTCTAATTAAGATTTGTCAAAGTGATTCTTAAATGTTTT
This Solanum dulcamara chromosome 1, daSolDulc1.2, whole genome shotgun sequence DNA region includes the following protein-coding sequences:
- the LOC129900191 gene encoding pentatricopeptide repeat-containing protein At5g04780, mitochondrial, producing the protein MKLLRRCKFSNLYNARRRNLSSVADATLHKSDDEEDNICGEYKDSIILPYLHRTVQECAKTRAAMSGKSVHTQIIKSGYEADALTTNMLINMYSKCGFIDFARKVFDEMPQRTLVSWNTLMGSYIQNRDEDEGLRLFVRMLREGNKVSGFTVSGVLCACAAKFAVLESKQLHAFAIKVSVKSNVFVSTALLDVYAKCGLMKDAFRVFVSMSERNEVTWSSMVAGYVQNELYEEAIMFFHRLQKSGIEHSQFTLSSIISACAAMAALLEGNETHAIVWKTGFGANVYVASSLVDLYARCGSIDEAYIVFSNAEVKNDVIWNSMISGLARNARPLEAMKFFEKMQLAGFYPNESTYVSVLSACSYMGLVDKGRIYFDKMKKEHNLSPNVYHYSCMVDILGRKGLVEEAKDLIENIPFAATASMWGSVLASCRVYGNVEVAEIAAKHLFELEPNNAGNHVLLSNIYASKRRWGDVASTRKLLKDSEAKKERGKSWIQIKDKVHTFMVGERNHPSIIEVYSRLDELLVGMEKLGYKGETEHDLHDVEVSRKHELLRHHSEKLAFTFGLMCLPSNAPIRIMKNLRICGDCHSFMKFASKVTRREIIVRDVNRFHHFTNGSCSCGEFW
- the LOC129900199 gene encoding 40S ribosomal protein S17, translating into MGRVRTKTVKKSSRQVIERYYSKMTLDFHTNKKILEEVAIIPSKRLRNKIAGFSTHLMKRIQKGPVRGISLKLQEEERERRMDFVPDESAIKTDLIEVDKETLDMLSALGMSDLPGVVKQAAEPAAVAALPTFGRGAGGFGRKY